The Solanum lycopersicum chromosome 9, SLM_r2.1 genome window below encodes:
- the LOC101258585 gene encoding DEAD-box ATP-dependent RNA helicase 20 isoform X2, which yields MSYVPPHLRNSAAGKTTTTPTINSIGADHFSSKHTSRISSLEKSSNGYSSSARRSSLNYSLPNTFAVPDPIFPHWKPSERVLRLKSEQIEEIRLRLNVDVNVSPVSCPAPSPIESFPDMCLHASIMKDIEKHGYTAPTSIQAQAMPVALSGRDLLGCAETGSGKTAAFSIPMIQHCLAQQPLQRGDGPLALVLAPTRELAQQIEKEVTAFSMSLDSFKTAIVVGGTNISEQRSELRAGVHIVVATPGRLIDHLQQGNTSLGRIAFVVLDEADRMLDMGFEPQIREDYLTNPVRIKVGKVSSPTANVSQTLEKVPENDKVPQQYNNLAMREETTSLPPRGRGKVCEHSTLQTLSMGLHWIDRLLDLLVEEAAQAEKSGHPFPLTIVFVERKTKCDEVAEALTQQGLLATALHGGRSQNEREAALRDFRHGPINILVSTDVASRGLDVTGVAHVINLDLPKTMEDYVHRIGRTGRAGSTGRATSFYTDRDMYLVAQIRRAIADIGSGNDVTIAMGKTARRKEREAAAAEKEARSELSKFSLVGSTVNVEDKYRHMIAPSMIKKEGAADDAWDD from the exons ATGTCTTATGTACCTCCTCACCTGAGAAATTCTGCTGCCGGAAAAACCACTACCACCCCTACTATAAACAGTATAGGCGCCGATCACTTCTCTTCCAAACACACATCCAGAATTTCTTCTCTCGAAAAGTCTTCCAACGGTTACTCCAGTTCAGCTCGCCGGAGTTCCCTCAATTACTCCTTGCCCAACACTTTTGCTGTCCCTGACCCCATCTTTCCTCACTGGAAGCCTTCCGAACGTGTTCTTCGTCTTAAATCCGAGCAG ATAGAAGAGATTCGACTGCGGCTTAATGTAGATGTCAATGTTTCTCCAGTCTCATGTCCTGCACCCTCACCTATTGAGTCATTTCCTGATATG TGCTTGCATGCAAGTATAATGAAGGATATTGAAAAGCATGGCTACACTGCACCGACTTCTATTCAGGCTCAAGCCATGCCTGTTGCTCTTAGTGGCAGGGATCTCTTGGGGTGTGCAGAAACTGGTAGTGGGAAGACTGCTGCATTCAGCATACCTATGATACAG CATTGCCTAGCTCAACAACCTCTTCAACGTGGTGATGGACCTTTGGCATTAGTGTTGGCACCTACAAGAGAGCTTGCACAACAAATAGAGAAAGAG GTTACGGCTTTCAGCATGTCTTTGGATTCCTTTAAGACCGCAATTGTTGTAGGTGGGACAAACATTAGTGAGCAG AGGTCTGAGCTTCGAGCAGGAGTACATATAGTTGTTGCTACTCCGGGAAGACTTATAGATCATTTACAACAAGGAAATACTTCCCTCGGTAGGATTGCTTTTGTAGTTTTGGATGAGGCTGATAGAATGCTTGACATGGGGTTTGAACCTCAGATAAGAGAG GATTACTTGACTAATCCTGTGCGAATAAAAGTTGGAAAAGTAAGCAGCCCGACAGCAAATGTTTCCCAAACTTTAGAGAAGGTACCCGAAAATGATAAG GTGCCCCAACAATACAATAACTTAGCAATGAGAGAAG aaacaacctctctaccaccaagaggtaggggtaaggtctgcgaACACTCTACCCTCCAGACCCTGTCTatgggattacactgg ATTGATCGCCTTCTGGATTTGCTGGTTGAGGAGGCTGCTCAAGCTGAAAAATCTGGCCATCCTTTCCCTTTGACCATTGTATTTGTGGAACGGAAG ACAAAATGTGATGAAGTAGCAGAAGCTTTAACGCAGCAGGGTTTGCTTGCAACTGCACTTCATGGTGGTCGTAGCCAAAATGAAAGAGAGGCTGCCCTTCGTGATTTCAGACATGGACCTATCAATATCTTG GTTTCTACTGATGTTGCGTCTAGGGGGTTGGATGTCACTGGAGTTGCACATGTAATTAACCTAGATCTTCCAAAG ACCATGGAAGATTATGTACACCGGATTGGAAGGACTGGTCGTGCAGGGTCAACGGGCCGAGCTACTTCATTCTACACTGATCGTGATATG TATCTTGTGGCTCAAATAAGAAGAGCAATAGCTGATATTGGTTCTGGCAATGATGTAACCATTGCTATGGGAAAG ACTGCAAGAAGAAAGGAGAGAGAAGCTGCAGCTGCGGAAAAAGAAGCAAGGAGTGAATTGTCTAAATTCTCTTTAGTAGGGTCCACGGTAAATGTGGAGGATAAGTATAGGCACATGATTGCCCCATCGATGATTAAAAAGGAGGGAGCTGCAGATGACGCTTGGGATGACTGA
- the LOC101258585 gene encoding DEAD-box ATP-dependent RNA helicase 20 isoform X1 has product MSYVPPHLRNSAAGKTTTTPTINSIGADHFSSKHTSRISSLEKSSNGYSSSARRSSLNYSLPNTFAVPDPIFPHWKPSERVLRLKSEQIEEIRLRLNVDVNVSPVSCPAPSPIESFPDMCLHASIMKDIEKHGYTAPTSIQAQAMPVALSGRDLLGCAETGSGKTAAFSIPMIQHCLAQQPLQRGDGPLALVLAPTRELAQQIEKEVTAFSMSLDSFKTAIVVGGTNISEQRSELRAGVHIVVATPGRLIDHLQQGNTSLGRIAFVVLDEADRMLDMGFEPQIREVMRNLPVKHQTLLFSATMPAEIEALAQDYLTNPVRIKVGKVSSPTANVSQTLEKVPENDKVPQQYNNLAMREETTSLPPRGRGKVCEHSTLQTLSMGLHWIDRLLDLLVEEAAQAEKSGHPFPLTIVFVERKTKCDEVAEALTQQGLLATALHGGRSQNEREAALRDFRHGPINILVSTDVASRGLDVTGVAHVINLDLPKTMEDYVHRIGRTGRAGSTGRATSFYTDRDMYLVAQIRRAIADIGSGNDVTIAMGKTARRKEREAAAAEKEARSELSKFSLVGSTVNVEDKYRHMIAPSMIKKEGAADDAWDD; this is encoded by the exons ATGTCTTATGTACCTCCTCACCTGAGAAATTCTGCTGCCGGAAAAACCACTACCACCCCTACTATAAACAGTATAGGCGCCGATCACTTCTCTTCCAAACACACATCCAGAATTTCTTCTCTCGAAAAGTCTTCCAACGGTTACTCCAGTTCAGCTCGCCGGAGTTCCCTCAATTACTCCTTGCCCAACACTTTTGCTGTCCCTGACCCCATCTTTCCTCACTGGAAGCCTTCCGAACGTGTTCTTCGTCTTAAATCCGAGCAG ATAGAAGAGATTCGACTGCGGCTTAATGTAGATGTCAATGTTTCTCCAGTCTCATGTCCTGCACCCTCACCTATTGAGTCATTTCCTGATATG TGCTTGCATGCAAGTATAATGAAGGATATTGAAAAGCATGGCTACACTGCACCGACTTCTATTCAGGCTCAAGCCATGCCTGTTGCTCTTAGTGGCAGGGATCTCTTGGGGTGTGCAGAAACTGGTAGTGGGAAGACTGCTGCATTCAGCATACCTATGATACAG CATTGCCTAGCTCAACAACCTCTTCAACGTGGTGATGGACCTTTGGCATTAGTGTTGGCACCTACAAGAGAGCTTGCACAACAAATAGAGAAAGAG GTTACGGCTTTCAGCATGTCTTTGGATTCCTTTAAGACCGCAATTGTTGTAGGTGGGACAAACATTAGTGAGCAG AGGTCTGAGCTTCGAGCAGGAGTACATATAGTTGTTGCTACTCCGGGAAGACTTATAGATCATTTACAACAAGGAAATACTTCCCTCGGTAGGATTGCTTTTGTAGTTTTGGATGAGGCTGATAGAATGCTTGACATGGGGTTTGAACCTCAGATAAGAGAG GTGATGCGAAATCTTCCGGTAAAACATCAAACACTGCTCTTCAGTGCCACCATGCCAGCAGAAATTGAAGCATTGGCACAG GATTACTTGACTAATCCTGTGCGAATAAAAGTTGGAAAAGTAAGCAGCCCGACAGCAAATGTTTCCCAAACTTTAGAGAAGGTACCCGAAAATGATAAG GTGCCCCAACAATACAATAACTTAGCAATGAGAGAAG aaacaacctctctaccaccaagaggtaggggtaaggtctgcgaACACTCTACCCTCCAGACCCTGTCTatgggattacactgg ATTGATCGCCTTCTGGATTTGCTGGTTGAGGAGGCTGCTCAAGCTGAAAAATCTGGCCATCCTTTCCCTTTGACCATTGTATTTGTGGAACGGAAG ACAAAATGTGATGAAGTAGCAGAAGCTTTAACGCAGCAGGGTTTGCTTGCAACTGCACTTCATGGTGGTCGTAGCCAAAATGAAAGAGAGGCTGCCCTTCGTGATTTCAGACATGGACCTATCAATATCTTG GTTTCTACTGATGTTGCGTCTAGGGGGTTGGATGTCACTGGAGTTGCACATGTAATTAACCTAGATCTTCCAAAG ACCATGGAAGATTATGTACACCGGATTGGAAGGACTGGTCGTGCAGGGTCAACGGGCCGAGCTACTTCATTCTACACTGATCGTGATATG TATCTTGTGGCTCAAATAAGAAGAGCAATAGCTGATATTGGTTCTGGCAATGATGTAACCATTGCTATGGGAAAG ACTGCAAGAAGAAAGGAGAGAGAAGCTGCAGCTGCGGAAAAAGAAGCAAGGAGTGAATTGTCTAAATTCTCTTTAGTAGGGTCCACGGTAAATGTGGAGGATAAGTATAGGCACATGATTGCCCCATCGATGATTAAAAAGGAGGGAGCTGCAGATGACGCTTGGGATGACTGA
- the LOC101258585 gene encoding ATP-dependent RNA helicase DBP2 isoform X4, whose product MSYVPPHLRNSAAGKTTTTPTINSIGADHFSSKHTSRISSLEKSSNGYSSSARRSSLNYSLPNTFAVPDPIFPHWKPSERVLRLKSEQIEEIRLRLNVDVNVSPVSCPAPSPIESFPDMCLHASIMKDIEKHGYTAPTSIQAQAMPVALSGRDLLGCAETGSGKTAAFSIPMIQHCLAQQPLQRGDGPLALVLAPTRELAQQIEKEVTAFSMSLDSFKTAIVVGGTNISEQRSELRAGVHIVVATPGRLIDHLQQGNTSLGRIAFVVLDEADRMLDMGFEPQIREDYLTNPVRIKVGKVSSPTANVSQTLEKVPENDKIDRLLDLLVEEAAQAEKSGHPFPLTIVFVERKTKCDEVAEALTQQGLLATALHGGRSQNEREAALRDFRHGPINILVSTDVASRGLDVTGVAHVINLDLPKTMEDYVHRIGRTGRAGSTGRATSFYTDRDMYLVAQIRRAIADIGSGNDVTIAMGKTARRKEREAAAAEKEARSELSKFSLVGSTVNVEDKYRHMIAPSMIKKEGAADDAWDD is encoded by the exons ATGTCTTATGTACCTCCTCACCTGAGAAATTCTGCTGCCGGAAAAACCACTACCACCCCTACTATAAACAGTATAGGCGCCGATCACTTCTCTTCCAAACACACATCCAGAATTTCTTCTCTCGAAAAGTCTTCCAACGGTTACTCCAGTTCAGCTCGCCGGAGTTCCCTCAATTACTCCTTGCCCAACACTTTTGCTGTCCCTGACCCCATCTTTCCTCACTGGAAGCCTTCCGAACGTGTTCTTCGTCTTAAATCCGAGCAG ATAGAAGAGATTCGACTGCGGCTTAATGTAGATGTCAATGTTTCTCCAGTCTCATGTCCTGCACCCTCACCTATTGAGTCATTTCCTGATATG TGCTTGCATGCAAGTATAATGAAGGATATTGAAAAGCATGGCTACACTGCACCGACTTCTATTCAGGCTCAAGCCATGCCTGTTGCTCTTAGTGGCAGGGATCTCTTGGGGTGTGCAGAAACTGGTAGTGGGAAGACTGCTGCATTCAGCATACCTATGATACAG CATTGCCTAGCTCAACAACCTCTTCAACGTGGTGATGGACCTTTGGCATTAGTGTTGGCACCTACAAGAGAGCTTGCACAACAAATAGAGAAAGAG GTTACGGCTTTCAGCATGTCTTTGGATTCCTTTAAGACCGCAATTGTTGTAGGTGGGACAAACATTAGTGAGCAG AGGTCTGAGCTTCGAGCAGGAGTACATATAGTTGTTGCTACTCCGGGAAGACTTATAGATCATTTACAACAAGGAAATACTTCCCTCGGTAGGATTGCTTTTGTAGTTTTGGATGAGGCTGATAGAATGCTTGACATGGGGTTTGAACCTCAGATAAGAGAG GATTACTTGACTAATCCTGTGCGAATAAAAGTTGGAAAAGTAAGCAGCCCGACAGCAAATGTTTCCCAAACTTTAGAGAAGGTACCCGAAAATGATAAG ATTGATCGCCTTCTGGATTTGCTGGTTGAGGAGGCTGCTCAAGCTGAAAAATCTGGCCATCCTTTCCCTTTGACCATTGTATTTGTGGAACGGAAG ACAAAATGTGATGAAGTAGCAGAAGCTTTAACGCAGCAGGGTTTGCTTGCAACTGCACTTCATGGTGGTCGTAGCCAAAATGAAAGAGAGGCTGCCCTTCGTGATTTCAGACATGGACCTATCAATATCTTG GTTTCTACTGATGTTGCGTCTAGGGGGTTGGATGTCACTGGAGTTGCACATGTAATTAACCTAGATCTTCCAAAG ACCATGGAAGATTATGTACACCGGATTGGAAGGACTGGTCGTGCAGGGTCAACGGGCCGAGCTACTTCATTCTACACTGATCGTGATATG TATCTTGTGGCTCAAATAAGAAGAGCAATAGCTGATATTGGTTCTGGCAATGATGTAACCATTGCTATGGGAAAG ACTGCAAGAAGAAAGGAGAGAGAAGCTGCAGCTGCGGAAAAAGAAGCAAGGAGTGAATTGTCTAAATTCTCTTTAGTAGGGTCCACGGTAAATGTGGAGGATAAGTATAGGCACATGATTGCCCCATCGATGATTAAAAAGGAGGGAGCTGCAGATGACGCTTGGGATGACTGA
- the LOC101258585 gene encoding DEAD-box ATP-dependent RNA helicase 20 isoform X3 — MSYVPPHLRNSAAGKTTTTPTINSIGADHFSSKHTSRISSLEKSSNGYSSSARRSSLNYSLPNTFAVPDPIFPHWKPSERVLRLKSEQIEEIRLRLNVDVNVSPVSCPAPSPIESFPDMCLHASIMKDIEKHGYTAPTSIQAQAMPVALSGRDLLGCAETGSGKTAAFSIPMIQHCLAQQPLQRGDGPLALVLAPTRELAQQIEKEVTAFSMSLDSFKTAIVVGGTNISEQRSELRAGVHIVVATPGRLIDHLQQGNTSLGRIAFVVLDEADRMLDMGFEPQIREVMRNLPVKHQTLLFSATMPAEIEALAQDYLTNPVRIKVGKVSSPTANVSQTLEKVPENDKIDRLLDLLVEEAAQAEKSGHPFPLTIVFVERKTKCDEVAEALTQQGLLATALHGGRSQNEREAALRDFRHGPINILVSTDVASRGLDVTGVAHVINLDLPKTMEDYVHRIGRTGRAGSTGRATSFYTDRDMYLVAQIRRAIADIGSGNDVTIAMGKTARRKEREAAAAEKEARSELSKFSLVGSTVNVEDKYRHMIAPSMIKKEGAADDAWDD, encoded by the exons ATGTCTTATGTACCTCCTCACCTGAGAAATTCTGCTGCCGGAAAAACCACTACCACCCCTACTATAAACAGTATAGGCGCCGATCACTTCTCTTCCAAACACACATCCAGAATTTCTTCTCTCGAAAAGTCTTCCAACGGTTACTCCAGTTCAGCTCGCCGGAGTTCCCTCAATTACTCCTTGCCCAACACTTTTGCTGTCCCTGACCCCATCTTTCCTCACTGGAAGCCTTCCGAACGTGTTCTTCGTCTTAAATCCGAGCAG ATAGAAGAGATTCGACTGCGGCTTAATGTAGATGTCAATGTTTCTCCAGTCTCATGTCCTGCACCCTCACCTATTGAGTCATTTCCTGATATG TGCTTGCATGCAAGTATAATGAAGGATATTGAAAAGCATGGCTACACTGCACCGACTTCTATTCAGGCTCAAGCCATGCCTGTTGCTCTTAGTGGCAGGGATCTCTTGGGGTGTGCAGAAACTGGTAGTGGGAAGACTGCTGCATTCAGCATACCTATGATACAG CATTGCCTAGCTCAACAACCTCTTCAACGTGGTGATGGACCTTTGGCATTAGTGTTGGCACCTACAAGAGAGCTTGCACAACAAATAGAGAAAGAG GTTACGGCTTTCAGCATGTCTTTGGATTCCTTTAAGACCGCAATTGTTGTAGGTGGGACAAACATTAGTGAGCAG AGGTCTGAGCTTCGAGCAGGAGTACATATAGTTGTTGCTACTCCGGGAAGACTTATAGATCATTTACAACAAGGAAATACTTCCCTCGGTAGGATTGCTTTTGTAGTTTTGGATGAGGCTGATAGAATGCTTGACATGGGGTTTGAACCTCAGATAAGAGAG GTGATGCGAAATCTTCCGGTAAAACATCAAACACTGCTCTTCAGTGCCACCATGCCAGCAGAAATTGAAGCATTGGCACAG GATTACTTGACTAATCCTGTGCGAATAAAAGTTGGAAAAGTAAGCAGCCCGACAGCAAATGTTTCCCAAACTTTAGAGAAGGTACCCGAAAATGATAAG ATTGATCGCCTTCTGGATTTGCTGGTTGAGGAGGCTGCTCAAGCTGAAAAATCTGGCCATCCTTTCCCTTTGACCATTGTATTTGTGGAACGGAAG ACAAAATGTGATGAAGTAGCAGAAGCTTTAACGCAGCAGGGTTTGCTTGCAACTGCACTTCATGGTGGTCGTAGCCAAAATGAAAGAGAGGCTGCCCTTCGTGATTTCAGACATGGACCTATCAATATCTTG GTTTCTACTGATGTTGCGTCTAGGGGGTTGGATGTCACTGGAGTTGCACATGTAATTAACCTAGATCTTCCAAAG ACCATGGAAGATTATGTACACCGGATTGGAAGGACTGGTCGTGCAGGGTCAACGGGCCGAGCTACTTCATTCTACACTGATCGTGATATG TATCTTGTGGCTCAAATAAGAAGAGCAATAGCTGATATTGGTTCTGGCAATGATGTAACCATTGCTATGGGAAAG ACTGCAAGAAGAAAGGAGAGAGAAGCTGCAGCTGCGGAAAAAGAAGCAAGGAGTGAATTGTCTAAATTCTCTTTAGTAGGGTCCACGGTAAATGTGGAGGATAAGTATAGGCACATGATTGCCCCATCGATGATTAAAAAGGAGGGAGCTGCAGATGACGCTTGGGATGACTGA